A window from Mycolicibacterium tokaiense encodes these proteins:
- a CDS encoding type I polyketide synthase, with product MTIFEHDRIANGSTTSNGNAAAHSSSHALVDRLTDGEPYAVAFGGQGSSWLETLEELVSAAGIESDLATLAGEADLLLEPVARELVVVRPIGFEPLRWVRALAAEEPVPTAKQLTSAAVSVPGVLLTQIAAVRALARQGMDLAANPPVAVAGHSQGVLAVEALKAGGSQDVQLLALAQLIGAAGTLVARRRGISILGDRPPMVSVTSADPERIRELLDEFSQDVRTVLPPVLSIRNGRRSVVITGTPEQLSRFELYCEQIAEKEEAERKNKLRGGAVFKPVFEPVQVEVGFHSPRLSDGVELVAEWAEKVGLDVAQARAMTEAILVSQVDWVDEISALHDAGAKWILDLGPGDILTRLTAPVIRGLGIGIVPAATRGGQRNLFTIGAVPEVARPWTSYAPSVITLPDGSVKLSTKFTRLTGRSPILLAGMTPTTVDAKIVAAAANAGHWAELAGGGQVTEQIFSDRIDELSTLLEPGRAIQFNSLFLDPYLWKLQVGAKRLVQRARQSGAPIDGLVVTAGIPDLEEAVDLIEELNGVGISHVVFKPGTVEQIRSVIRIAAEVPTRPVIVHIEGGRAGGHHSWEDLDDLLLATYSEVRSRSNITVCVGGGIGTPERAAEYLSGRWSLAYGFPLMPVDGILVGTAAMATLEATTSPAVKQLLVDTTGTDHWVGAGKAQGGMASGRSQLGADIHEIDNAASRCGRLLDDVAGDADAVAERRDEIIAAMAATAKPYFGDVETMTYEQWLRRYVELAIGDGDSTADTKKSGSPWLDVSWRDRFTEMLQRAEARLDPADFGPIETLYGPTESGEALLENPDQAIAALLERHPDAATVKLHPADVPFFIGLCKTLGKPVNFVPVIDKDVRRWWRSDSLWQAHDARYSADQVCIIPGTQAVAGITRVDEPVGDLLDRFEKASIDEAVAAGLQPTPVLSRLHDVSDALSLVLDAPDVLWAGRTATNPVHRIAAPTEWQVHDGSAIHHATSARLKVVGDKVTLSVPLSGTWIDIAFTLPSTTVDGGAPVVSTEDATTAMRAVLAIAAGVDGPDALPTPVDGTTTVTVDWDPERVADHTGVTATFGSPLAPTLTVVPDALVGRCWPAVFAAIGTAVTETGFPVVEGLLSLVHLDHAAQLVSPLPAEKAELTVAATASAAYDTEVGRVVPVSVAVTAADGTVLARLEERFAIRGRTGAAELTDPLRAGGAVSDNETDTPRRRRRDITLTAPVDMRPFAVVSGDHNPIHTDQAAALLAGLESPIVHGMWLSAAAQHVVTATDGKPVPPAKLLGWTARFLGMVKPGDEVDFRVDRVGVDLGGEVLEIAARIGSDLVMSATARLAAPKTVYAFPGQGIQSKGMGMDVRARSKAARKIWDKADKFTRETLGFSVLHVVRDNPTSLIASGVHYHHPEGVLYLTQFTQVAMATVAAAQVAEMREQGAFVEGAIACGHSVGEYTALACVSGVYELEALLEVVFHRGSKMHDIVPRDAQGRSNYRLAAIRPSQIDLPDADVTAFVEEISQRTGEFLQIVNFNLRGSQYAIAGTVRGLEALEEEIERRREISGGKRSFILVPGIDVPFHSSVLRVGVDDFRRALERVMPADSDPALIVGRYIPNLVPRPFTLDRDFIQEIRDLVPAEPLDEILADYDTWRNERPSELMRKIVIELLAWQFASPVRWIETQDLLFIEEAAGGLGVERFVEIGVKNAPTVAGLATNTLKLPEYAHSTVEVLNAERDAAVLFANDTDPEPEPEADEAPAAPAADSAPAAAAPAPAAPAAPSGGPRPDDITFDAADATVALIGLSAKMRLDQIEALDSIETITDGASSRRNQLLVDLGSELNLGAIDGAAEADLAALKGQVSKLARTYKPFGPVLSDAINDQLRTVLGPSGKRPAYIAERVAKTWELGPGWAKHATVEVALGTREGSSVRGGALGGLHDGALADAAAVDKAIDAAVAAVGARKGIPVSLPSAGGAGGGGVVDSAALNEFAEKVTGPDGVLASAARMVLGQLGLDAPVTAPAGASDAELIDLVTAELGSDWPRLVAPSFDSKKAVVLDDRWASAREDLVKLWLTDENDIEADWAHLSERFEGAGHVVATQATWWQGKALASGKQIHASLFARIAAGAENPGTGKYADEIAVVTGASKGSIAAGVVAQLLDGGATVIATTSKLDDSRLAFYKDLYRDNARWGAKLWVLPANMASYADIDALVAWVGSEQTESLGPQSIHLKDAQTPTLLFPFAAPRVAGDLSEAGSRSEMEMKVLLWAVQRLIGGLSAIGAERDIASRLHVVLPGSPNRGMFGGDGAYGESKAAMDALVNRWSAETSWAQRVSLAHALIGWTKGTGLMGHNDAIVGAVEEAGVTTYTNREMAAMLLDLCTPDAKVSAASAPIKVDLTGGLGDIKLDMAELAAKAREEMSADSAAAEEDSLDGTISALPSPPRPHVPAPAPEWAPLDVDPADLVVIVSGAELGPYGSSRTRFEMEVDGELSAAGVLELAWTTGLIKWEDDPKPGWYDTASGDLVPETELVERYHDAVVERCGIREFVDDGAIDPDHASPLLVSVFLDKDFSFVVSSEADARAFVDFDPEHTVVRPVPDSTDWQVIRKAGTEIRVPRKTKLSRTVGAQIPTGWDPTVWGITPDMANSIDRVALWNIVATVDAFLSAGFSPAELMRWVHPSLVASTQGTGMGGMTSMQTMYHGNLLGRNKPNDILQEVLPNVVAAHVIQSYVGSYGAMIHPVGACATAAVSVEEGVDKIKLGKAELVVAGGFDDLTLEAIIGFGDMAATADTEMMRAKGISDSKFSRANDRRRLGFLEAQGGGTILLARGSLALKMGLPVLAVVGYAQSFADGVHTSIPAPGLGALGAGRGGKDSMLSRSLAKLGVGADDISVIYKHDTSTLANDPNETELHERLADSMGRSDGAPLFIVSQKTLTGHAKGGAAVFQMMGLCQVLRDGVIPPNRSLDCVDDELATSGHFVWPREALHLGEKFPLKAGLVTSLGFGHVSGLIALVHPAAFLATLTDEERETYLAQAQERTLAGKRRLASAIAGGRPMYERPADRRFDHDTPEKPQEAAMLLNPASRLGDDDIYIR from the coding sequence GTGACGATCTTCGAGCACGACAGAATTGCTAACGGTTCCACCACATCCAATGGCAACGCTGCCGCACACTCGTCGTCGCACGCCCTGGTTGATCGGCTGACCGACGGCGAGCCCTACGCGGTCGCGTTCGGCGGCCAGGGCAGTTCCTGGCTGGAGACCCTGGAAGAACTGGTCTCGGCTGCCGGCATCGAGTCCGATCTGGCGACCCTGGCCGGGGAAGCCGACCTGCTGCTCGAGCCCGTCGCGCGCGAGCTCGTGGTGGTCCGCCCTATCGGCTTCGAGCCGCTGCGCTGGGTGCGCGCGCTCGCCGCGGAGGAACCGGTTCCCACCGCCAAGCAACTCACCTCCGCCGCGGTGTCGGTGCCCGGCGTGCTGCTGACCCAGATCGCCGCCGTCCGGGCGCTGGCCCGCCAGGGCATGGACCTGGCCGCCAACCCGCCGGTGGCCGTGGCCGGCCACTCGCAGGGTGTGCTGGCTGTCGAGGCCCTCAAGGCCGGCGGTAGCCAGGATGTCCAGCTGCTGGCCCTGGCCCAGCTGATCGGTGCTGCCGGGACCCTGGTGGCCCGCCGCCGGGGCATCTCCATCCTCGGCGACCGCCCGCCCATGGTGTCGGTCACCAGCGCCGACCCCGAGCGCATCCGCGAACTGCTCGATGAGTTCTCCCAGGACGTGCGCACCGTGCTGCCGCCCGTGCTGTCCATCCGCAACGGCCGCCGTTCGGTCGTCATCACCGGCACCCCGGAGCAGCTGTCCCGGTTCGAGCTCTACTGCGAGCAGATCGCCGAGAAGGAAGAAGCCGAGCGCAAGAACAAGCTGCGCGGCGGCGCGGTCTTCAAGCCCGTCTTCGAGCCGGTCCAGGTCGAGGTCGGCTTCCACTCGCCGCGGCTGTCCGACGGTGTGGAACTGGTCGCCGAATGGGCCGAGAAGGTCGGTCTGGACGTCGCCCAGGCCCGCGCCATGACCGAGGCCATCCTGGTGAGCCAGGTCGACTGGGTGGACGAGATCTCGGCGCTGCACGACGCGGGCGCCAAGTGGATTCTCGATCTCGGGCCCGGCGACATCCTGACCCGCCTCACCGCCCCGGTGATTCGCGGCCTCGGCATCGGCATCGTCCCGGCTGCCACCCGCGGCGGCCAGCGCAACCTGTTCACCATCGGCGCCGTGCCGGAGGTGGCCCGTCCGTGGACCAGCTACGCCCCGTCGGTGATCACCCTGCCGGACGGTTCGGTGAAGCTCTCCACCAAGTTCACCCGGTTGACCGGACGCTCGCCGATCCTGCTGGCCGGGATGACGCCGACGACCGTCGACGCCAAGATCGTCGCCGCGGCCGCCAACGCCGGCCACTGGGCCGAGCTGGCCGGCGGTGGACAGGTCACCGAGCAGATCTTCAGCGACCGCATCGACGAGCTGTCCACCCTGCTGGAGCCGGGTCGCGCCATCCAGTTCAACTCGCTGTTCCTCGATCCCTACCTGTGGAAGCTGCAGGTGGGTGCCAAGCGCCTGGTCCAGCGCGCCCGCCAGTCCGGCGCCCCGATCGACGGTCTGGTGGTCACCGCCGGCATCCCCGATCTGGAAGAGGCAGTGGACCTGATCGAAGAGCTCAACGGCGTCGGCATCAGCCACGTCGTGTTCAAGCCCGGCACCGTCGAGCAGATCCGCTCGGTCATCCGGATCGCCGCGGAGGTGCCCACCCGTCCGGTCATCGTCCACATCGAGGGCGGCCGCGCCGGCGGACACCACTCGTGGGAGGACCTGGACGACCTGCTGCTGGCCACCTACTCCGAGGTGCGCAGCCGCTCCAACATCACCGTCTGCGTCGGCGGTGGCATCGGCACCCCTGAGCGGGCCGCCGAATACCTCTCCGGCCGTTGGTCACTCGCCTACGGCTTCCCGCTGATGCCGGTCGACGGCATCCTCGTGGGCACCGCCGCGATGGCCACCCTGGAAGCCACCACCAGCCCCGCGGTCAAGCAGCTGCTGGTCGACACCACCGGCACCGACCACTGGGTGGGAGCCGGAAAGGCTCAGGGCGGCATGGCCTCCGGGCGCAGCCAGCTGGGCGCCGACATCCACGAGATCGACAACGCCGCCTCACGGTGCGGTCGCCTGCTCGACGACGTCGCCGGTGACGCCGACGCCGTTGCCGAGCGCCGCGACGAGATCATCGCCGCGATGGCCGCCACCGCCAAGCCGTACTTCGGCGACGTCGAGACCATGACCTACGAGCAGTGGCTGCGCCGCTACGTCGAACTGGCCATCGGCGACGGTGACTCCACCGCCGACACCAAGAAGTCGGGCTCGCCGTGGCTGGACGTCAGCTGGCGGGACCGCTTCACCGAGATGCTGCAGCGCGCCGAGGCCCGCCTGGATCCGGCCGACTTCGGACCCATCGAAACCCTCTACGGCCCAACCGAATCCGGTGAAGCGCTGCTGGAGAACCCGGACCAGGCGATTGCCGCTCTGCTGGAGCGCCATCCCGACGCCGCCACCGTCAAGCTGCACCCGGCGGACGTGCCGTTCTTCATCGGCCTGTGCAAGACCCTGGGCAAGCCGGTCAACTTCGTGCCGGTGATCGACAAGGACGTGCGCCGCTGGTGGCGCAGCGACTCGCTGTGGCAGGCCCACGACGCCCGCTACTCCGCCGACCAGGTGTGCATCATCCCGGGCACCCAGGCCGTCGCGGGCATCACCCGCGTCGACGAGCCGGTCGGTGACCTCCTCGACCGCTTCGAGAAGGCCTCCATCGATGAGGCGGTGGCCGCCGGGCTGCAGCCCACCCCCGTGTTGTCCCGCTTGCACGATGTCTCCGACGCGCTCTCGCTGGTGCTCGACGCACCCGACGTGCTGTGGGCGGGCCGCACCGCCACCAACCCGGTGCACCGCATCGCCGCCCCGACCGAATGGCAGGTGCACGATGGCTCGGCCATCCACCACGCCACCAGTGCGCGCCTCAAGGTCGTCGGTGACAAGGTGACGCTGAGCGTCCCGCTGTCCGGCACCTGGATCGACATCGCGTTCACCCTGCCCTCGACCACCGTTGACGGCGGCGCTCCCGTGGTGTCCACCGAGGACGCCACCACCGCCATGCGGGCCGTGCTGGCCATCGCCGCCGGTGTCGACGGCCCGGATGCGCTGCCCACCCCGGTGGACGGCACCACCACGGTCACCGTGGACTGGGACCCCGAACGGGTGGCCGACCACACCGGCGTCACCGCGACGTTCGGTTCGCCGCTGGCCCCGACACTCACCGTGGTGCCCGACGCGCTGGTGGGCCGCTGCTGGCCCGCGGTGTTCGCCGCCATCGGCACCGCTGTCACCGAGACCGGCTTCCCGGTGGTCGAAGGCCTGCTGAGCCTGGTGCACCTGGACCACGCCGCCCAGCTGGTCTCGCCGCTGCCCGCCGAGAAGGCCGAATTGACCGTCGCCGCAACGGCTTCGGCGGCCTACGACACCGAGGTCGGCCGCGTTGTGCCGGTATCGGTTGCCGTCACCGCCGCCGACGGCACCGTTCTGGCCAGGCTCGAGGAGCGCTTCGCCATCCGCGGCCGCACCGGTGCCGCCGAGCTCACCGACCCGCTGCGCGCCGGTGGTGCGGTGTCGGACAACGAGACCGACACCCCGCGTCGTCGCCGTCGTGACATCACCTTGACCGCGCCGGTGGACATGCGTCCGTTCGCCGTGGTCTCCGGTGACCACAACCCGATCCACACCGACCAGGCGGCCGCACTGCTGGCCGGCCTGGAATCGCCCATCGTGCACGGCATGTGGCTCTCGGCCGCCGCCCAGCACGTGGTGACCGCCACCGACGGCAAGCCGGTACCGCCGGCCAAGCTGCTGGGCTGGACCGCCCGCTTCCTCGGCATGGTGAAGCCCGGCGACGAGGTGGACTTCCGCGTCGACCGCGTGGGTGTGGACCTCGGCGGCGAGGTGCTCGAGATCGCCGCCCGCATCGGGTCGGATCTGGTGATGTCGGCCACCGCGCGGCTGGCCGCCCCCAAGACCGTCTACGCCTTCCCCGGCCAGGGCATCCAGTCCAAGGGCATGGGCATGGACGTGCGTGCCCGCTCCAAGGCCGCCCGCAAGATCTGGGACAAGGCCGACAAGTTCACCCGCGAAACCCTCGGTTTCTCTGTGCTGCACGTGGTTCGGGACAACCCGACCAGCCTGATCGCCTCCGGTGTGCACTACCACCACCCCGAAGGCGTGCTCTATCTGACGCAGTTCACCCAGGTGGCCATGGCCACCGTGGCGGCCGCACAGGTGGCCGAGATGCGCGAGCAGGGCGCATTCGTCGAAGGCGCCATCGCCTGCGGGCACTCCGTGGGTGAGTACACCGCGCTGGCCTGTGTCTCCGGGGTGTACGAACTCGAGGCGCTGCTGGAGGTGGTGTTCCACCGCGGATCCAAGATGCACGACATCGTGCCGCGTGATGCGCAGGGCCGGTCCAACTACCGGCTGGCCGCCATCCGGCCGTCGCAGATCGACCTGCCGGACGCCGACGTCACCGCGTTCGTCGAGGAGATCAGCCAGCGCACCGGCGAATTCCTGCAGATCGTGAACTTCAACCTGCGGGGGTCGCAGTACGCGATCGCCGGCACGGTGCGCGGCCTGGAGGCTCTCGAGGAGGAGATCGAGCGGCGTCGCGAGATCTCCGGCGGCAAGCGGTCGTTCATCCTGGTCCCCGGCATCGACGTCCCGTTCCACAGCTCGGTGCTCCGGGTCGGTGTCGACGACTTCCGCCGGGCGTTGGAGCGGGTCATGCCCGCCGACAGCGATCCCGCGCTCATCGTCGGGCGCTACATCCCCAACCTGGTGCCGCGGCCGTTCACCCTGGACCGCGACTTCATCCAGGAGATCCGCGATCTGGTGCCGGCCGAACCGCTGGACGAGATCCTGGCCGACTACGACACCTGGCGCAACGAGCGGCCGTCGGAGCTCATGCGCAAGATCGTCATCGAGTTGCTGGCCTGGCAGTTCGCCAGCCCGGTGCGCTGGATCGAGACCCAGGACCTGCTGTTCATCGAAGAGGCCGCCGGTGGCCTCGGGGTGGAGCGGTTCGTCGAGATCGGTGTCAAGAACGCGCCGACGGTTGCCGGTCTGGCCACCAACACCCTCAAGTTGCCCGAATACGCCCACAGCACGGTGGAAGTGCTCAACGCCGAGCGCGACGCCGCCGTACTGTTCGCGAACGACACAGATCCCGAGCCGGAGCCCGAGGCCGATGAGGCCCCGGCAGCGCCGGCCGCCGACAGTGCCCCCGCGGCAGCGGCTCCCGCCCCCGCCGCGCCGGCCGCTCCGTCCGGTGGACCGCGGCCCGACGACATCACCTTCGATGCGGCGGATGCCACCGTCGCGCTGATCGGGTTGTCGGCCAAGATGCGACTGGATCAGATCGAGGCGCTGGACTCCATCGAGACCATCACCGACGGTGCGTCCTCACGACGCAACCAGCTGTTGGTGGACCTCGGTTCGGAGCTGAACCTCGGCGCCATCGACGGGGCCGCCGAAGCGGATCTGGCTGCGCTCAAGGGCCAGGTGTCCAAGCTGGCGCGTACCTACAAGCCGTTCGGGCCGGTGCTCTCCGACGCGATCAACGACCAGCTGCGCACGGTGCTCGGGCCCAGCGGCAAGCGTCCGGCCTACATTGCCGAACGCGTCGCCAAGACCTGGGAACTGGGTCCCGGCTGGGCCAAGCACGCCACCGTCGAGGTGGCCCTGGGCACCCGTGAGGGTTCCAGCGTCCGTGGTGGTGCCCTCGGTGGGCTGCACGACGGTGCGCTCGCCGATGCGGCGGCCGTGGACAAGGCCATCGATGCCGCGGTCGCCGCGGTGGGTGCCCGCAAGGGCATCCCGGTGTCGCTGCCGTCGGCCGGCGGTGCCGGCGGCGGGGGCGTGGTGGATTCCGCGGCGCTCAACGAGTTCGCCGAGAAGGTCACCGGACCCGACGGTGTGCTCGCTTCGGCCGCGCGCATGGTCCTCGGTCAGCTGGGCCTCGATGCCCCGGTGACCGCGCCTGCAGGTGCCTCCGATGCCGAGCTGATCGATCTGGTGACCGCCGAATTGGGTTCGGACTGGCCGCGTCTGGTGGCGCCGTCGTTCGACTCCAAGAAGGCCGTCGTGCTCGACGACCGGTGGGCCAGCGCCCGTGAGGACCTGGTCAAGCTGTGGCTGACCGACGAGAACGACATCGAGGCCGACTGGGCACATCTCTCGGAGCGTTTCGAGGGAGCCGGGCACGTGGTGGCCACCCAGGCCACCTGGTGGCAGGGCAAGGCCTTGGCGTCCGGCAAGCAGATCCACGCCTCGCTGTTCGCCCGGATCGCCGCCGGTGCGGAGAACCCCGGCACCGGCAAGTACGCCGACGAGATCGCCGTGGTGACCGGTGCCTCGAAGGGCTCGATCGCCGCGGGTGTGGTGGCGCAGCTGCTCGACGGTGGTGCCACCGTCATCGCCACCACCTCCAAGCTCGACGACAGCCGGCTGGCGTTCTACAAGGACCTCTACCGCGACAACGCCCGCTGGGGCGCCAAGCTGTGGGTGCTGCCGGCCAACATGGCCAGCTACGCCGACATCGACGCGTTGGTGGCGTGGGTTGGCAGCGAGCAGACCGAGAGCCTCGGGCCGCAGTCGATCCACCTCAAGGACGCCCAGACCCCGACGCTGCTGTTCCCCTTCGCGGCGCCGCGGGTGGCCGGTGACCTCTCGGAGGCCGGCTCGCGCTCGGAGATGGAGATGAAGGTGCTGCTGTGGGCCGTGCAACGGCTCATCGGCGGGCTGTCGGCCATCGGTGCGGAGCGGGACATCGCCTCCCGCCTGCACGTCGTGCTTCCGGGCTCGCCCAACCGTGGCATGTTCGGTGGCGACGGCGCCTACGGCGAGTCCAAGGCTGCCATGGACGCACTGGTGAACCGCTGGAGCGCCGAAACGTCCTGGGCGCAGCGGGTCAGCCTCGCGCACGCCCTGATCGGCTGGACCAAGGGCACCGGCCTGATGGGTCACAACGACGCCATCGTCGGTGCGGTCGAGGAAGCCGGCGTCACCACCTACACCAACCGGGAGATGGCGGCGATGCTGCTGGATCTGTGCACCCCGGATGCCAAGGTGTCGGCGGCGTCGGCGCCCATCAAGGTGGACCTGACCGGTGGTCTCGGCGACATCAAGCTCGACATGGCCGAGTTGGCCGCCAAAGCACGGGAAGAGATGTCCGCCGACAGTGCTGCTGCCGAGGAGGATTCGCTCGACGGCACCATCTCGGCGCTGCCCTCGCCGCCGCGGCCGCATGTCCCGGCTCCTGCGCCGGAATGGGCTCCGCTGGATGTCGACCCCGCCGATCTGGTGGTCATCGTCAGCGGTGCCGAACTGGGCCCGTACGGGTCCTCGCGCACCCGCTTCGAGATGGAGGTCGACGGCGAGTTGTCGGCGGCCGGCGTCCTGGAGTTGGCGTGGACCACCGGACTGATCAAGTGGGAGGACGACCCGAAGCCGGGTTGGTACGACACCGCCAGCGGTGACCTGGTGCCCGAGACCGAACTGGTCGAGCGCTACCACGATGCCGTCGTCGAGCGTTGCGGCATCCGCGAATTCGTGGATGACGGAGCCATCGATCCGGATCACGCCTCGCCGCTGCTGGTGTCGGTGTTCCTGGACAAGGACTTCAGCTTCGTGGTCTCCAGCGAAGCCGATGCCCGCGCCTTCGTGGACTTCGATCCCGAGCACACGGTGGTGCGCCCGGTCCCGGACAGCACCGACTGGCAGGTGATCCGCAAGGCGGGCACCGAGATCCGCGTGCCGCGCAAGACCAAGCTGTCGCGGACCGTCGGTGCTCAGATCCCCACCGGATGGGATCCGACGGTGTGGGGCATCACGCCCGACATGGCCAACTCGATCGACCGGGTGGCGCTGTGGAACATCGTCGCGACCGTCGACGCGTTCCTGTCCGCCGGCTTCAGCCCGGCCGAGCTGATGCGCTGGGTGCACCCCAGCCTGGTGGCCAGCACGCAGGGCACCGGTATGGGCGGCATGACCTCGATGCAGACCATGTATCACGGCAACCTGCTGGGTCGGAACAAGCCGAACGACATCCTGCAGGAAGTCCTGCCGAACGTCGTTGCCGCGCACGTCATCCAGTCGTACGTGGGCAGCTACGGCGCGATGATCCACCCGGTGGGCGCCTGTGCCACCGCGGCGGTGTCGGTGGAAGAGGGCGTCGACAAGATCAAGCTCGGCAAGGCCGAACTGGTGGTCGCCGGCGGCTTCGACGACCTGACCCTGGAAGCCATCATCGGCTTCGGTGACATGGCGGCCACCGCCGACACCGAGATGATGCGCGCCAAGGGCATCAGCGACTCGAAGTTCTCCCGGGCCAACGACCGCCGTCGTCTCGGCTTCCTGGAGGCCCAGGGCGGCGGCACCATCCTGCTGGCGCGCGGTTCGCTGGCGCTGAAGATGGGGCTGCCGGTGCTGGCGGTGGTCGGTTACGCGCAGAGCTTCGCCGACGGCGTGCACACCTCGATCCCGGCTCCGGGCCTCGGTGCCCTGGGCGCCGGTCGCGGTGGCAAGGACTCGATGCTGTCGCGCTCGCTGGCCAAGCTGGGGGTGGGTGCCGACGACATCTCGGTGATCTACAAGCACGACACCTCGACGCTGGCCAACGACCCCAACGAGACCGAGCTGCACGAGCGGCTCGCGGACTCGATGGGCCGTTCCGACGGAGCGCCGCTGTTCATCGTCAGCCAGAAGACGCTGACCGGCCACGCCAAGGGCGGTGCCGCGGTGTTCCAGATGATGGGCCTGTGCCAGGTCCTGCGCGACGGCGTGATCCCG
- a CDS encoding MerR family transcriptional regulator — translation MTQYRIAELARVSGVNERNIRAYRERGLLDPPRRVGRMAVYDDNHLAQLRVIDQLLARGFTSAHICDFFAAVRSGRDLADVLGLHGALSAREGEVPPRVVRLDVDVSTAEARRMVDSGVACLHDGELALCDPDLVRIVSRAPDPQQCLAVLVEVFALCQPGVVAAAQDVDALLEALGSLTAAGPPPQDYRELAAIVIARQVGEAVRRPVMRSTA, via the coding sequence GTGACCCAGTACCGCATCGCCGAGCTGGCCCGGGTTTCCGGTGTCAACGAGCGCAACATCAGGGCCTATCGCGAACGCGGGCTGCTGGACCCGCCGAGGCGGGTGGGTCGGATGGCCGTCTACGACGACAACCATCTGGCGCAGCTACGGGTGATCGATCAGCTTCTGGCCCGCGGCTTCACCTCGGCGCACATCTGCGACTTTTTCGCCGCGGTCCGTTCGGGCCGTGACCTGGCTGATGTGCTCGGCCTCCACGGGGCACTGAGCGCCCGTGAGGGCGAGGTACCGCCACGTGTGGTGCGGCTCGACGTGGATGTCTCCACCGCCGAGGCGCGGCGCATGGTGGATTCCGGGGTGGCGTGCCTCCACGACGGCGAGCTTGCGCTGTGCGATCCGGACCTGGTGCGTATCGTCTCGCGCGCTCCCGACCCCCAGCAGTGTCTCGCGGTGCTGGTGGAGGTGTTTGCGTTGTGTCAGCCCGGAGTCGTCGCTGCGGCGCAGGACGTCGATGCGTTGCTGGAGGCGCTCGGAAGCCTGACGGCGGCCGGGCCGCCCCCGCAGGATTACCGCGAACTGGCCGCGATCGTGATCGCCCGACAGGTCGGCGAGGCTGTACGGCGGCCGGTGATGCGATCCACGGCCTAG
- a CDS encoding MFS transporter, whose amino-acid sequence MRAWVVWSAGLLAYIVAVLDRTTLGVSGLEAAQRFHAPPAVLSTFVVLQVIVYALAQIPAGLLLDRFGSRAMIVVGGSLMAAGQLTLAFTESLPSAVAARAVVGLGDAFTFISVLRLVPFWFTERRIPLVTQLTGFCGQFGQVLSAVPFLALLARAGWQTAYLAAAAFGVLGVVLVLTLVRNTPTGPGVPVKSDGVRQTLGRLKVTWLRPGTRLGFFTHMGTQFSVTVFALMWGVPYLTTAQGLSRSAAGILLTVSVLTSVAAGILIGLFTGRNPHRRSNVVLGIIVSNALIWTVVLAQPSPAPHWLLVVLVIVISVGGPGSMVGFDFARTFNPATTLGTAQGIVNMGGFLASLLVMQAMGMVMDAAGGYTFDSFRMAWTVQYVVWILAGTAILITRRKARRTIGEIDESRYLLEFFDDPRAGHPIR is encoded by the coding sequence GTGCGTGCCTGGGTCGTATGGTCAGCCGGGCTTTTGGCGTACATCGTGGCCGTCCTGGACCGCACCACGTTGGGCGTCTCGGGCCTGGAAGCCGCGCAGCGGTTCCACGCTCCCCCCGCCGTACTCTCCACGTTCGTCGTCCTGCAGGTGATCGTGTACGCCCTGGCGCAGATCCCCGCGGGGCTGCTGCTGGACCGCTTCGGTTCCCGCGCGATGATCGTCGTCGGCGGTTCGCTGATGGCCGCGGGGCAATTGACGCTCGCCTTCACCGAGTCGCTGCCCAGTGCCGTGGCGGCGCGGGCAGTGGTCGGGCTCGGCGACGCATTCACCTTCATCTCGGTCCTACGGCTGGTCCCCTTCTGGTTCACCGAGCGTCGGATCCCTCTCGTCACCCAGTTGACCGGGTTCTGCGGCCAGTTCGGTCAGGTGCTCTCCGCCGTGCCGTTCCTGGCACTGCTCGCCCGCGCCGGGTGGCAGACCGCGTACCTGGCCGCCGCCGCGTTCGGCGTGCTGGGCGTGGTGCTGGTGCTGACGTTGGTCAGGAACACCCCCACTGGGCCCGGAGTCCCGGTCAAATCGGACGGGGTGCGCCAGACCCTGGGCCGGCTGAAGGTGACGTGGCTGCGGCCGGGCACCCGACTCGGGTTCTTCACCCACATGGGCACCCAGTTCTCGGTGACCGTCTTCGCCCTGATGTGGGGCGTGCCGTATCTGACGACGGCCCAGGGCCTGTCGCGGAGCGCTGCCGGAATCCTGCTCACGGTGTCGGTGCTGACCTCTGTCGCGGCGGGGATCCTGATCGGACTCTTCACCGGACGCAATCCGCACCGACGATCCAACGTCGTTCTCGGCATCATCGTCAGCAATGCCCTGATCTGGACTGTCGTGTTGGCTCAGCCGTCACCGGCGCCGCACTGGCTGCTGGTGGTTCTGGTGATCGTGATCTCGGTGGGCGGGCCCGGCTCCATGGTCGGTTTCGACTTCGCCCGCACCTTCAACCCGGCAACCACCCTCGGCACCGCGCAGGGCATCGTCAACATGGGCGGCTTCCTGGCGTCGCTGCTGGTGATGCAGGCGATGGGGATGGTCATGGATGCCGCCGGCGGTTATACCTTCGACTCGTTCCGCATGGCGTGGACCGTGCAGTACGTCGTGTGGATCCTCGCAGGCACCGCCATCCTGATCACCCGGCGCAAGGCCCGCCGGACCATCGGCGAGATCGACGAGAGCCGTTACCTACTGGAGTTCTTCGACGACCCGCGAGCAGGCCACCCGATCCGCTAA